One window from the genome of [Mycobacterium] stephanolepidis encodes:
- a CDS encoding MlaD family protein, with amino-acid sequence MLETAAGIVLQVVRFYYRRRLWLSGLALAFAFVVGSVYILVGGLRISPFAPTYRVTVQLAESGGLLPHQDVMFQGAPVGRVESVDVTQDSVNAIISINSPAKIPTSSTVRVSGLSPAGEQYVGFSSHSDAGPFLTDGSVVGLGKATTPVTLAQLLADADGTLAQLDPKKLEIIRTELSLSKDGPRKLTDIIDGGTFLLATLDQVLPETISLLRTSRVVLTTAADVNNGIATTSRNLTAVMNGVNRMEGGYRTLVDTGQQRFNQIDALFSDNSDTMVQLLGNLATVSHLTYLRVPALNALFPDYRGSMLEALTTILHDGGGWATADIYPRYTCDYGTPRRPPSSADYPEPFLNTFCRDDDPAVLIRGAKNAPRPAGDDTAGPRPGADLGTTADRTATGHFSIPTPYGGPTLPIEPPQ; translated from the coding sequence CTGCTCGAAACCGCAGCCGGCATCGTGCTGCAGGTCGTGCGTTTCTACTACCGGCGACGACTGTGGCTTTCTGGTCTGGCACTGGCCTTCGCATTCGTCGTCGGATCTGTCTACATCCTCGTCGGCGGATTGCGCATCAGCCCGTTCGCACCCACCTACCGGGTCACCGTGCAACTCGCCGAGTCCGGGGGTCTGCTCCCCCACCAAGATGTGATGTTTCAGGGTGCACCGGTGGGGCGCGTCGAATCGGTCGACGTGACCCAGGACAGTGTCAACGCGATCATCAGTATCAACTCACCGGCGAAGATTCCCACCTCCAGCACGGTGCGGGTGTCGGGACTCTCACCCGCCGGGGAGCAGTACGTGGGCTTCTCCTCGCACTCGGATGCCGGACCATTTCTTACCGACGGCAGCGTCGTCGGGCTCGGCAAGGCAACGACTCCGGTCACCCTCGCGCAACTGCTCGCCGATGCGGACGGCACGTTGGCGCAGCTCGACCCGAAGAAGCTTGAGATCATCCGCACGGAACTGAGCCTGAGCAAGGACGGCCCCCGCAAGCTCACCGACATCATCGATGGCGGCACGTTCCTGTTGGCCACCCTCGATCAGGTACTGCCTGAGACGATCAGTCTGCTGCGCACCAGCCGGGTCGTGCTCACCACCGCCGCCGATGTCAACAACGGCATCGCCACCACCTCACGCAATCTCACCGCCGTGATGAACGGCGTCAATCGGATGGAAGGCGGCTACCGCACACTCGTCGACACCGGACAACAACGCTTCAATCAGATCGACGCACTCTTCTCCGACAACTCCGACACGATGGTGCAGCTACTCGGGAACCTTGCCACCGTCTCGCACCTGACCTACCTGCGTGTTCCGGCGCTCAACGCGTTGTTCCCCGACTATCGCGGTTCCATGCTCGAGGCCCTCACCACGATCCTTCATGACGGTGGCGGGTGGGCCACCGCAGATATCTACCCCCGCTACACGTGTGACTACGGCACCCCGCGCAGGCCCCCGTCATCGGCCGATTACCCCGAGCCGTTCTTGAACACGTTCTGCCGTGACGACGATCCCGCCGTCCTGATCCGCGGGGCCAAGAACGCTCCACGCCCGGCCGGAGACGATACGGCCGGACCACGCCCCGGGGCCGATCTCGGGACAACCGCGGATCGGACGGCCACGGGACACTTCAGCATTCCCACCCCGTACGGCGGACCAACGCTGCCCATCGAGCCGCCACAGTAG
- a CDS encoding MlaD family protein gives MKTIPRWTIIAVLIAGLVVAATLGVIGWRYIKPYVNTMTITAQFESVSGLYVDNPVSVLGMPVGRVAAINLKGGYAEVVLAIDEDVQIPADAQAVTVSTSILTDRHIELTPPYRGGPTLKENDTIGLPNTKSPIEFDRVLGILDKLSGSLRGDGKGQGPLADLVNNSAAIADGNGGQMKSAADALSKALRITSEDGGALTREQLTTIITNTSSLFDAAAKNDQTLRDFGSSVRQLSQIVADEDFGSGETGHTLNAIIEKAGAIVERNRNNFAQSVQHGNTALQSLTDHQREASELFDVLPLMSDNLYNAVDRNNGSMRAHILVDKVLFDTQFAKEICNLMGLRQLGCSTGTLQDYGPDFGLTYMLDGLAAMGQK, from the coding sequence GTGAAAACTATCCCGCGATGGACCATCATCGCTGTCCTCATCGCCGGTCTGGTGGTGGCTGCCACTCTGGGCGTTATCGGGTGGCGCTACATCAAACCGTATGTGAACACCATGACGATCACGGCGCAATTCGAAAGCGTCTCGGGACTGTACGTCGACAACCCGGTCTCCGTGCTGGGCATGCCGGTGGGGCGGGTTGCCGCCATCAACCTCAAGGGCGGCTACGCCGAAGTGGTGCTGGCCATCGACGAGGACGTGCAGATTCCAGCAGACGCTCAGGCGGTGACGGTGTCTACGTCGATTCTCACCGACAGACATATCGAGCTCACGCCGCCCTACCGCGGCGGCCCGACGTTGAAAGAGAACGACACCATCGGACTACCGAACACCAAATCACCCATCGAATTCGACCGTGTGCTAGGCATTCTCGACAAACTGTCAGGTTCGCTGCGCGGCGACGGCAAGGGGCAGGGACCGCTCGCTGATCTGGTGAACAACAGCGCCGCGATAGCCGACGGCAACGGCGGGCAGATGAAATCAGCGGCAGATGCACTGTCAAAGGCCTTGCGCATCACCTCCGAAGACGGCGGTGCGCTCACCCGCGAGCAGCTGACCACCATCATCACCAACACCAGCTCGCTGTTCGACGCCGCTGCCAAGAACGACCAGACCCTGCGTGACTTCGGTTCCAGCGTGCGGCAACTGAGCCAGATCGTCGCCGACGAGGATTTTGGTTCGGGAGAGACGGGCCACACCCTCAACGCCATCATTGAGAAGGCCGGTGCCATCGTGGAGAGGAACCGCAACAACTTCGCACAGAGCGTGCAACACGGAAACACGGCGCTGCAGTCGTTGACCGACCACCAACGCGAGGCCTCCGAGCTCTTCGACGTCCTCCCGCTGATGTCCGACAATCTCTACAACGCCGTCGATCGGAACAACGGGAGTATGCGTGCGCACATCCTTGTCGACAAGGTCCTCTTCGATACCCAATTCGCTAAGGAGATATGCAATCTCATGGGGCTGCGCCAGCTCGGTTGTAGCACCGGAACGCTTCAGGACTACGGGCCTGACTTCGGATTGACCTACATGCTCGACGGCCTCGCGGCGATGGGGCAGAAATAG
- a CDS encoding TetR/AcrR family transcriptional regulator, with the protein MLDTALQITAEQGVANVTMAAIATRMGVTRPVVYACYNGRNEVLTQLLERETRLALASLRAVLPPQRTGSIEQMFVDGFGALLGDVVARPASWQIIAAAQSDPVLAEAISQGRAQIRTQICDVMRPLLQRWQVRDVDFVMPPLVETLLAISEGAIRLMLSPETRWSATDLADIVGRAAYRALRATPR; encoded by the coding sequence GTGCTGGATACGGCCCTGCAGATCACCGCTGAACAGGGCGTGGCGAATGTGACGATGGCTGCCATCGCCACGCGCATGGGCGTCACGCGCCCCGTTGTGTACGCGTGCTACAACGGGCGAAATGAGGTACTGACGCAACTACTGGAACGGGAGACGCGGCTGGCGCTCGCGAGTCTCCGAGCCGTCCTACCGCCCCAGCGGACGGGTTCCATTGAGCAGATGTTCGTCGACGGATTCGGAGCTCTGCTCGGCGACGTTGTCGCGCGCCCTGCCTCGTGGCAGATCATCGCCGCAGCGCAGTCGGATCCTGTTCTTGCCGAGGCTATCTCGCAGGGGCGGGCGCAGATTCGGACACAGATCTGCGACGTCATGCGGCCTTTGCTGCAGCGGTGGCAGGTTCGTGATGTCGATTTTGTGATGCCCCCGCTGGTTGAAACGCTCCTGGCGATCAGCGAGGGGGCCATACGGTTGATGCTCAGCCCCGAAACACGCTGGTCCGCAACGGACCTGGCCGATATCGTCGGCCGGGCCGCGTATCGGGCATTGCGGGCCACTCCCCGCTGA
- a CDS encoding MlaD family protein has product MKQSAALSVLLTGALLSGCATNGLASLPLPAPSAGSGGYSLTALFTNALNLPDRAKVKLAGADVGFVESMLTRNYVAVVTLRIMDGVRLPAGSTAQLRSATPLGDVFVSVATPSDGRSTDPLLKEGDTIGLDSTAAASTVESVMSSAALMINGGAVRNLTDIVNGLGKATGDQGHAFGNLINDSNRLLAKIDARSTQLDAAITNVSQLSMRLENKRTALAEMMKAAGPATETVSENTRGIIDLALQVGGASRQLSKFPSIAGTDQGTRSVVADLNDVAGALNDVVVSPDTKLSDLSRLLPILVKLTSGDSLPLNAQIDKIALGSIPDIGFTGDPGFHGPKRYDWAKLAGSIKYTLWRLQERVVGQGPDSPMGAAPIPPAPIPPSPDAPVPSAPEQGAPQ; this is encoded by the coding sequence GTGAAGCAGTCTGCCGCCCTTAGTGTTCTGCTCACCGGCGCCCTTCTCTCCGGATGCGCCACCAATGGCCTGGCCAGCCTCCCGCTGCCGGCGCCGAGCGCCGGCAGCGGTGGGTACTCGTTGACCGCGTTGTTCACCAACGCTCTCAATCTCCCCGATAGAGCCAAGGTGAAGCTGGCCGGCGCCGATGTCGGTTTTGTCGAGTCGATGCTGACCCGGAATTACGTCGCCGTCGTCACCTTGCGCATCATGGACGGAGTACGACTCCCCGCCGGGAGCACCGCACAACTGCGCTCCGCCACCCCGCTCGGCGACGTATTCGTTTCTGTTGCAACGCCGTCCGATGGGCGATCCACCGACCCCTTACTGAAAGAGGGCGACACCATCGGGCTGGATTCAACGGCCGCCGCATCGACGGTGGAGTCCGTGATGAGCTCGGCAGCCCTCATGATCAATGGCGGTGCCGTGCGCAACCTCACCGACATTGTGAACGGTCTCGGTAAGGCAACCGGGGATCAAGGGCACGCTTTTGGAAACCTCATCAACGACTCCAACCGGCTCTTGGCGAAAATCGACGCACGCTCAACACAACTCGACGCGGCCATCACCAACGTTTCGCAACTGTCCATGCGACTGGAGAACAAGCGTACGGCGCTGGCCGAGATGATGAAGGCTGCGGGCCCCGCCACCGAAACCGTCTCGGAGAACACCCGGGGAATCATCGACCTCGCACTGCAAGTCGGCGGCGCGTCGCGGCAGTTGTCCAAGTTTCCCTCGATCGCGGGGACCGACCAGGGGACGCGTAGCGTCGTTGCGGATCTCAACGATGTCGCGGGGGCACTCAATGATGTGGTGGTCAGCCCCGACACCAAGCTCTCGGACCTGAGCCGTCTGCTCCCGATCCTCGTCAAACTGACCTCGGGCGACTCGCTGCCTCTCAATGCCCAGATCGACAAGATCGCACTCGGATCCATCCCCGATATCGGGTTCACGGGGGACCCCGGCTTCCACGGCCCGAAACGATACGACTGGGCCAAGCTCGCCGGTTCGATCAAGTACACGCTGTGGCGCCTGCAGGAACGGGTCGTCGGGCAGGGCCCGGACAGTCCGATGGGTGCAGCCCCCATCCCACCAGCACCCATACCGCCATCGCCTGATGCCCCGGTTCCATCCGCACCCGAACAAGGCGCACCACAATGA